The sequence aaaaacctccaaggaaggagactccaccacctccctaggtaatgcattccagtgtttcaccaccctcctagtgaaatagtttttcctgatatccaacctggacttcccccaccgcaacttgagaccattgctccttgttctgtcatctgccaccactgagaacagccgagctccatcctctttggaaccccccttcaggtagttgaaggctgctatcaaatcccccctcattcttctcttctggagactaaacaatcccagttctctcagcctctcctcataagtcatatgctccagacccctaatcatttttgttgccctccgctggactctttccaatttttccacatccttcttgtagtgtggggcccaaaactggacacagtattccagatgaggcctcaccaatgttgaataaaggggaacgatcacgttcctcgatctgctggcaatgcccctacttatacagcccaaaatgccgttagccttcttggcaacaagagcacactgttgactcatatccagcttctcgtccactgtgacccctaggtccttttcagcagaactgctacctagccattcggtccctagtctgtagcagtgcatgggattcttccgtcctaagtgcaggactctgcacttgtccttgttgaacctcatcaggtttttttctgcccaatcctctaatttgtctaggtccctctgtatccgatccctaccctctagtgtatctaccacacctcctagtttagtgtcatctgcaaacttgctgagagtgcagtccacaccatcctccagatcattaataaagatattaaacaaaaccggccccaggaccgacccttggggcactccacttgaaaccggctgccaactagacatggagccattgatcactacccgttgagcccgacgatctagccagctttctatccaccttacagtccattcatccagcccatacttctttaacttggtggcaagaatactgtgggagacagtatcaaaagctttgctaaagtcaagaaataacacatccactgctttcccctcatccacagagccagttatctcatcatagaaggcaattaggttagtcaggcacgacttccccttcgtgaatccatgctgactgttcctgatcactttcctttcctctaaatgtttcataattgattccttgaggacctgctccataatttttccagggactgaggtgaagctgactggcctgtagttccccggatcctccttcttcccttttttaaagatgggcactacattagcctttttccagtcatctgggacctcccccgatcgccatgagttttcaaaaataatggctaatggctctgcaatctcacccgccaactcctttagcaccctcggatgcagcgcatccggccccatggacttgtgcacgtccagtttttctaaatagtcccgaaccacttctttctccacagagggctggtcaccttctccccatgctgtactgcccagtgcagcaatctgggagctgatcttgtgcatgaagacagaggcaaaaaaatcattgagtacattagctttttccacatcctcggtcactaggttgcctccctcattcagtaaggggcccacactttccttgactttcttcttgttgctaacatacctgaagaaacccttcttgttactcttaacatctcttgctaactgcaactccaagtgtgatttggccttcctgatttcactcctgcacgcctgagcaatatttttatactcctccctggtcatttgtccaatcttccacttcttataagcctctattttgcgtttaagatcagcaaggatttcactgtttagccaagctggtcgcctgccatatttactattctttctacacatcgggatggtttgttcctgcaacctcaataaggattctttaaaatacagccagctctcctggactcctttgcccttcatgttattctcccaggggatcctgcccatctgttccctgagggagtcaaagtctgcttttctgaagtccagggtccatattctgctgctctcctttcttccttgtgtcaggatcctgaactcgaccatctcatggtcactgcctcccaggttcccatccacttttgcttcccctactagttcttccctgtttgtgagcagcaggtcaagaaaagctttgcccctagttggttcctccagcacttgcaccaggaaattgtcccctacgctttccaaaaatttcctggattgcctgtgcaccgctgtattgctctcccagcagatatcagggtgattaaagtctcccatgagaaccagggcctgtgatctagcaacttctgctagttgccagaagaaagcctcgtccacctcatccccctggtctggtggtctatagcagactccaaccacgacatcacccttgttgctcccacttctcaactttatccagagacactcaggtttttctgcagtatcataccggagctctgagcagtcatactcctctcttacatacaatgcaactcccccaccttttctgccctgcctgtccttcctgaacagtttatatccatccatgacagtactccagtcatgtgagttatcccaccaagtctctgttattccaatcacatcatagttccctgactgtgccaggacttccagttctccctgcttgtttcccaggcttcttgcatttgtgtataggcacttaagataactcaatgatcgtccctctttctcagcatgagacaggagtcctcccctcttgcgctctcctgcttgtgcttcctcccaggatcccatttccccacttacctcagggctttggtctccttcccccggtgaacctagtttaaagccctcctcactaggttagccagcctgctggcgaagatgctcttccctctcttcgttaggtggagcccgtctctgcctagcactccttcttcttggaacaccatcccatggttgaagaatccaaagccttctctccgacaccacctgcgtagccattcgttgacttccacgattcgacggtctctaccccggccttttccttgcacagggaggatggacgagaacaccacttgcgcctcaaactcctttatccttcttcccagagccacgtagtctgtagtgatccgctcaaggtcattcttggcagtatcattggtgcccacgtggagaagcaggaaggggtagcgatccgagggcttgatgagtctcggcagtctctccatcacatcgtgtatcctagctcctggcaagcagcagacctctcggttttcccggtcagggcggcagataga comes from Chrysemys picta bellii isolate R12L10 unplaced genomic scaffold, ASM1138683v2 scaf1232, whole genome shotgun sequence and encodes:
- the LOC135979801 gene encoding uncharacterized protein LOC135979801; its protein translation is MLLRPQCSEDSEQAQQGQKDCEEVWQHVTSRRRKRSVHAPAMEIQVSNRFHVLSTGANAESGLDGPSEGREQKETPPIGRQKMHCPRDAGSTTTTPKRRRRVVVVGDSLLRGTESSICRPDRENREVCCLPGARIHDVMERLPRLIKPSDRYPFLLLHVGTNDTAKNDLERITTDYVALGRRIKEFEAQVVFSSILPVQGKGRGRDRRIVEVNEWLRRWCRREGFGFFNHGMVFQEEGVLGRDGLHLTKRGKSIFASRLANLVRRALN